One genomic window of Clostridioides sp. ES-S-0054-01 includes the following:
- a CDS encoding MBOAT family protein, which translates to MIFSSLIFLFLFFPVTLICYYLANPKYKNAMLLLASIAFYAWGEPKYIFLMMLSIIVNYIFGIKVSDSKDKKIWVVLSVIYNISILAVFKYSNFFVDNINFLLNTNITIPEIKLPLGISFFTFQIMSYVIDVYRNDAKVQRKLTNLALYISLFPQLVAGPIVRYQTVADSIEHREHNWDKFTQGVNRFVVGLGKKVILANQLGVIADGVFNKSAGDLSRLEAWLGIVCYTLQIFYDFSGYSDMAIGLGKMFGFEFLENFNYPYISQTVSEFWRRWHISLGTWFKDYVYFPLGGSRVSRAKLYRNLFVVWFLTGMWHGASWTFIIWGLYYGILISVEKAFLEKFLYKIPRIVRHIYLLLIVMIGWVFFRVDDLPAAIKFIGIMFGSGNYPLVSNAFNVFIIEYWYIIVGAIILSTPIVEVIKSLVVKKNKNTLNSTVCQVTNAAFIVACMFIVMVMLSSSTYNPFLYFRF; encoded by the coding sequence ATGATATTCAGTAGTTTAATATTTTTATTTTTATTCTTTCCAGTCACACTCATTTGCTATTACTTGGCAAATCCTAAGTATAAAAATGCTATGTTACTTCTAGCAAGTATTGCCTTCTATGCATGGGGAGAACCAAAATATATTTTTTTGATGATGCTATCAATAATAGTAAACTATATATTTGGTATTAAAGTTTCTGACAGTAAAGATAAAAAAATATGGGTTGTGCTTTCTGTGATTTACAATATATCTATTCTTGCTGTATTCAAGTATAGCAATTTCTTTGTAGATAATATTAATTTTTTATTAAATACAAATATAACTATACCTGAAATTAAATTACCTTTAGGTATCTCATTTTTCACATTCCAAATAATGAGCTATGTAATAGATGTATATAGAAATGATGCTAAAGTTCAAAGAAAATTAACTAATCTAGCATTGTACATAAGTTTATTCCCTCAGCTTGTAGCAGGTCCTATTGTTAGATATCAGACTGTGGCAGATAGCATTGAGCATAGAGAACACAATTGGGACAAATTTACTCAAGGAGTAAACAGATTTGTTGTTGGTCTTGGAAAAAAAGTAATTCTAGCAAATCAATTAGGTGTAATCGCAGATGGTGTATTTAATAAGTCAGCTGGAGATTTATCAAGACTTGAGGCGTGGCTAGGTATAGTTTGTTATACACTTCAAATATTCTATGACTTTAGTGGATATAGTGATATGGCCATTGGTCTAGGTAAGATGTTTGGATTTGAGTTTTTAGAAAATTTCAACTATCCATATATATCTCAAACAGTATCTGAGTTTTGGAGAAGATGGCATATATCTTTAGGTACTTGGTTTAAAGACTATGTGTACTTCCCATTAGGTGGAAGTAGAGTCTCTAGGGCAAAACTATATAGAAACCTATTTGTAGTATGGTTTTTAACTGGTATGTGGCATGGAGCTAGTTGGACTTTTATTATATGGGGTCTATATTATGGAATATTAATATCAGTAGAAAAAGCATTCTTAGAAAAGTTTCTATATAAGATACCAAGAATTGTAAGACACATATATCTACTTCTTATAGTCATGATTGGATGGGTATTTTTTAGAGTTGATGATTTACCAGCAGCTATTAAATTTATAGGTATTATGTTTGGTTCTGGAAATTATCCACTTGTCAGTAATGCATTCAATGTATTTATAATTGAATATTGGTATATAATTGTTGGAGCAATCATTCTATCAACTCCTATTGTAGAAGTTATAAAGTCATTAGTAGTTAAGAAGAATAAAAATACACTAAATAGCACAGTGTGTCAAGTTACTAATGCGGCTTTCATAGTTGCTTGTATGTTTATTGTAATGGTAATGTTAAGTAGCTCAACTTATAATCCATTCTTATACTTTAGATTCTAA
- a CDS encoding helix-turn-helix domain-containing protein, producing MDNKFPNVGENLRLLRQEMGISLDKASKMTGVSKAMLGQIERGESSPTVSTLWKISSGFKINFTTLLNENTNTYEVIKKEEVEPIIEQQGNMKLYPIYPFSPQRRFELFIIELEENCTHVSSTHSHVLEEYVLVIEGKLDLNVDGKTYILESGHSIRFDGTLEHVYKNLNKGKTIFHNIEVYR from the coding sequence ATGGATAATAAATTTCCTAATGTGGGAGAAAATTTAAGGTTATTGAGACAAGAAATGGGCATAAGTTTAGATAAAGCTTCAAAGATGACAGGTGTTAGTAAAGCAATGCTTGGACAGATTGAGAGAGGTGAATCAAGTCCAACAGTATCTACCTTATGGAAAATTTCATCTGGATTTAAAATAAATTTTACAACACTATTAAATGAAAATACAAATACTTATGAGGTAATAAAAAAAGAAGAAGTAGAACCTATTATTGAGCAACAAGGGAATATGAAATTATATCCAATATACCCTTTCAGTCCTCAAAGAAGATTTGAACTTTTTATAATTGAGCTTGAAGAAAATTGCACTCATGTTTCATCTACACATAGTCATGTTTTAGAAGAATATGTACTCGTAATAGAAGGGAAACTTGACCTTAATGTGGATGGGAAAACTTATATTTTAGAGTCTGGACATTCTATTAGGTTTGATGGAACTTTAGAGCATGTATATAAGAATTTAAATAAAGGAAAAACTATATTTCACAATATAGAAGTTTATAGATAA
- a CDS encoding lytic transglycosylase domain-containing protein translates to MNSKKVLILSIFIILFGALLMESKVIHKFLFPKKYSEYVEKYSKEFNLDENIVYSVIKAESKFNSSAVSKKEAKGLMQILDITRDWGAEELNLKNVDIFDPETNIRLGCWYLNKLYKEFGKLDLVIAAYNGGSGNVRKWLENNDYSKDGENLHDIPFEQTSKYVEKVKNNYKHYNEIYGKKGKN, encoded by the coding sequence GTGAATAGTAAGAAAGTATTGATTCTATCTATTTTTATAATCTTATTTGGAGCACTATTAATGGAAAGCAAAGTAATACATAAATTTTTATTTCCTAAAAAATATTCAGAATATGTAGAAAAGTATTCTAAAGAGTTTAATTTAGATGAAAATATAGTTTACAGTGTTATAAAAGCCGAAAGTAAGTTTAATAGTTCTGCTGTTTCAAAAAAAGAAGCAAAGGGATTAATGCAAATATTAGATATAACTAGAGATTGGGGAGCAGAGGAACTAAATCTAAAAAATGTGGATATTTTCGACCCAGAGACTAATATAAGACTTGGCTGTTGGTATTTAAATAAATTATACAAAGAATTTGGTAAATTGGATTTAGTGATAGCTGCATATAATGGTGGTTCAGGTAATGTGAGGAAGTGGTTAGAAAATAATGATTATAGTAAAGATGGAGAAAATCTACATGACATACCTTTTGAGCAAACTTCAAAATATGTAGAAAAAGTTAAAAATAATTATAAACATTATAATGAGATATATGGCAAGAAAGGAAAAAACTAA
- a CDS encoding nitroreductase family protein → MNYKTIILNRKSVREYKNTDIKEEYLSEIKKYSESCKKLVPEIDVDIRIMNRSEVFDNLDKVAGYKGNMIDSPSYIIILSDVKDNYIENSGYIGENIIFKVTELGIGSCWVTFEDGKKVKEKLGINSDKEVTGIIAIGYGENVSNAKVLNATKIGENYSKSDIQVVTDKGSSRLGVEDVVYMNEWGNKASIEILEERALLDAFHYARLAPSTLNRQPWRFIVDGGVVVLAVRKDGHTSIYEEKIDIGIVMLYFATIISATMFELEWNLGTPDKDYKVPEDYKIVGYCNI, encoded by the coding sequence ATGAATTATAAAACAATCATATTAAATAGAAAGTCTGTTAGAGAATATAAAAACACAGATATTAAAGAGGAATATCTTAGTGAAATTAAGAAATACTCAGAATCTTGCAAGAAACTAGTTCCAGAAATAGATGTTGATATAAGAATTATGAATAGAAGTGAAGTTTTTGATAATTTAGATAAAGTGGCAGGGTATAAAGGAAATATGATAGATTCTCCAAGTTATATTATAATATTATCTGATGTAAAAGATAATTACATTGAAAATTCAGGATACATAGGAGAAAATATAATCTTTAAAGTAACAGAACTTGGAATAGGTTCTTGTTGGGTTACTTTTGAAGATGGTAAAAAGGTAAAAGAAAAACTTGGAATTAATTCAGATAAAGAGGTAACAGGTATTATAGCTATTGGATATGGAGAAAATGTAAGTAATGCTAAAGTATTAAATGCTACAAAGATTGGGGAAAATTATTCAAAATCTGATATACAAGTTGTAACAGATAAGGGTTCTTCTAGACTAGGGGTAGAAGATGTTGTTTATATGAATGAATGGGGAAATAAAGCAAGCATAGAAATCTTAGAAGAAAGAGCACTTCTTGATGCATTTCACTATGCAAGATTAGCACCATCTACATTAAACAGGCAACCATGGAGATTTATAGTTGATGGAGGCGTTGTAGTTTTAGCTGTTAGAAAAGATGGTCACACTAGTATATACGAAGAAAAAATAGATATAGGTATAGTTATGCTTTACTTTGCAACAATAATAAGTGCAACTATGTTTGAGTTGGAATGGAATTTAGGTACTCCAGATAAAGATTACAAAGTGCCAGAAGATTATAAGATAGTTGGATATTGTAATATATAA
- the polA gene encoding DNA polymerase I: MEKKLIIIDGNSIINRAFYALPEMNNKEGLKTNAIYGFTTMLFKMIDIYKPTHISVAFDRKAPTFRHLEYKEYKAGRKGMPDELAEQLQPLKDLLDKFKINRLEIDGYEADDIIGTVSKKAEENGYKVYIVTGDKDAIQLASDNTTTLITKKGVGEVEEYSFNSVIEKYEMTPTQFIDLKGLMGDKSDNIPGVPGIGEKTGIKLIKEFSSIENLIENTDKLKGSVKKKIEENKEIAIQSKRLATIIRDVPVEVNLDSMIFGDYDKDELLDKFRYFGFTSLLSRLVDLVDTNDTEQVEEKIEILKLKDIEKFIDEVNKKGQVILKTVRGQGNIIEKNIIYIFISVDGEKIYYIDSDEVTKLDSILSNNEIKKYGYNLKDDYISLKPYNIKLENMYFDITIAEYLIDSTSSTSYDCSAIAMKYLSKKVKSKEDLLGKGVKSKNYEDLEFEDLAEYMGQIICTVKETVPMMERSLMDMSMDGLFYHVEMPLVEVLGHMEYEGIKVDKSILDELSIEFKEIIATLEKEIYELSGEPFNINSPKQLGVILFEKLELPIIKKTKTGYSTNADVLEKLRDKHPIIDKITEYRQIVKLNSTYVEGLLNIINPESNRIHSSFNQTITTTGRISSTEPNLQNIPIKMEMGRKIRKVFIADDNCKLVDADYSQVELRVLAHMSQDENMIEAFKHNEDIHTKTASQVFNVPMEDVTSELRGAAKAVNFGIIYGKSDFGLADDLNIPVPKAKEYIESYFAKYHKIKEFMDTTVEKASEDGYAVTILNRRRYIPEIKSSNFMERNRGKRFAMNAPIQGSAADIIKIAMINVHKKLEENNLKSKLILQVHDELIVEAIDDEIDIVKKIVKEEMENAVNMDVYLDVDLNVGSSWYETK; encoded by the coding sequence TTGGAAAAAAAATTAATTATAATAGATGGAAATTCAATAATAAACAGAGCCTTTTATGCTCTGCCAGAAATGAATAATAAAGAAGGGTTAAAGACCAATGCGATATATGGGTTTACAACAATGCTATTTAAAATGATAGATATATATAAACCAACACATATAAGTGTAGCTTTTGATAGGAAAGCACCTACATTTAGGCATTTAGAATATAAGGAGTATAAGGCTGGAAGAAAGGGAATGCCAGATGAATTGGCAGAACAATTACAGCCACTAAAAGACCTTTTAGATAAATTTAAAATAAATAGATTAGAAATAGATGGCTATGAGGCAGATGATATTATAGGAACTGTTTCTAAAAAAGCAGAAGAGAATGGATATAAGGTATACATAGTAACTGGAGATAAAGATGCTATTCAACTTGCTTCAGATAATACAACTACTCTTATAACAAAAAAAGGGGTTGGAGAAGTTGAAGAATACAGCTTTAATTCTGTAATTGAAAAATATGAGATGACTCCAACGCAGTTTATTGATTTAAAAGGTCTTATGGGAGATAAGTCGGATAATATACCTGGAGTACCTGGAATCGGTGAGAAAACAGGTATAAAGCTTATAAAAGAGTTTTCTAGTATAGAAAATTTAATAGAGAATACAGATAAGCTTAAAGGAAGTGTAAAAAAGAAAATAGAGGAAAATAAAGAAATTGCTATTCAAAGTAAAAGACTTGCAACAATTATAAGAGATGTACCAGTAGAAGTAAATTTAGATAGCATGATTTTTGGTGATTATGATAAAGATGAGCTTTTAGATAAATTTAGATATTTTGGATTTACAAGTCTCTTATCAAGATTAGTTGATTTAGTTGATACAAATGATACAGAGCAAGTAGAAGAAAAAATAGAAATATTAAAATTAAAAGATATAGAAAAATTTATAGATGAAGTGAATAAAAAAGGACAGGTTATTTTAAAAACTGTTAGAGGACAAGGTAATATAATTGAAAAAAATATAATATATATTTTTATAAGTGTAGATGGAGAAAAAATATATTATATAGATTCAGATGAAGTAACAAAATTAGATAGTATACTTTCAAATAACGAAATTAAAAAATATGGATATAATTTAAAAGATGATTATATATCTTTAAAGCCATATAATATTAAATTGGAAAATATGTATTTTGATATAACTATAGCTGAGTATTTAATAGATTCAACTTCATCTACTTCATATGATTGTAGTGCAATAGCCATGAAATATTTATCAAAAAAGGTTAAATCAAAAGAAGATTTGTTAGGAAAAGGAGTTAAATCCAAAAACTACGAAGATTTAGAATTTGAGGATTTGGCTGAGTATATGGGGCAAATAATATGTACAGTGAAAGAAACAGTTCCTATGATGGAAAGAAGTCTAATGGATATGAGTATGGATGGTCTTTTTTATCATGTAGAGATGCCATTAGTAGAGGTTTTAGGGCATATGGAGTATGAAGGTATAAAAGTAGACAAAAGTATCTTGGATGAGTTGAGTATTGAGTTTAAAGAAATAATAGCTACATTAGAAAAGGAAATTTATGAATTATCAGGAGAGCCATTCAATATAAATTCACCAAAACAATTAGGTGTTATATTATTTGAAAAATTAGAGCTTCCAATAATTAAAAAAACTAAGACTGGATATTCAACTAATGCAGATGTTCTAGAAAAATTAAGAGATAAACATCCAATAATAGATAAGATAACTGAGTATAGACAAATAGTAAAGTTAAATTCTACTTACGTTGAAGGGCTTTTAAATATAATAAATCCAGAAAGTAATAGAATTCATTCATCATTTAATCAAACTATAACAACTACAGGAAGAATTTCATCTACAGAACCAAATCTTCAAAATATACCTATAAAAATGGAAATGGGTAGAAAAATAAGAAAAGTATTTATTGCAGATGATAACTGTAAATTGGTTGATGCCGATTACTCACAAGTAGAGCTTAGAGTTCTTGCACATATGAGTCAGGATGAAAATATGATAGAAGCATTTAAACATAATGAAGATATTCATACCAAAACAGCTTCACAAGTTTTTAATGTTCCTATGGAAGATGTCACTAGTGAATTGAGAGGTGCAGCTAAAGCAGTAAACTTTGGTATTATATATGGTAAAAGTGATTTTGGATTGGCAGACGATTTAAATATACCTGTCCCAAAAGCAAAAGAATATATCGAAAGTTATTTTGCTAAATATCATAAAATAAAAGAGTTTATGGATACGACAGTAGAAAAGGCTAGTGAAGATGGATATGCTGTAACAATTTTAAACAGAAGAAGATATATACCAGAAATAAAGTCAAGCAATTTTATGGAAAGAAATAGAGGAAAGAGATTTGCAATGAATGCACCAATACAAGGAAGTGCAGCAGATATAATAAAAATTGCTATGATAAATGTTCATAAAAAATTGGAAGAGAATAATTTGAAGTCAAAACTTATACTACAAGTTCACGACGAATTGATAGTTGAGGCAATTGATGATGAGATAGATATAGTTAAGAAAATAGTAAAAGAAGAAATGGAAAATGCCGTGAATATGGATGTTTACTTAGATGTAGATTTAAATGTCGGTAGTTCTTGGTATGAGACAAAGTAG
- a CDS encoding metallophosphoesterase, with the protein MIIKVLLIVLALLYILYKYETQHIETTEYNIFNKKIPKEFDNFKIVQVSDLHNKVFDKNNNVLIDKIESLNPDVIFITGDLIDGENKNFQVALDLVDNLVEKYEVYHIIGNHEQKSLIKKYKHLYKDYFKELYSKKIMNLKNESVRIYKGDSHINLYGLIIPLECYPYFFANNKKLELSDDFIEDTLGKVKENEYNVLLAHTPFFFEKYAKWGADLVLAGHVHGGIIRIPFIGGVLSPNREFFPEYDWGKYEKDNSTMILNKGLGGSKVLIRFNCKPEIVKITLKSNQ; encoded by the coding sequence ATGATTATAAAGGTTTTATTGATAGTATTAGCATTATTGTATATTTTGTATAAGTATGAAACTCAACATATAGAAACGACAGAATATAATATTTTCAACAAAAAAATTCCAAAAGAATTTGATAACTTTAAAATAGTTCAAGTGAGTGATTTACACAATAAGGTATTTGACAAAAATAATAATGTATTGATAGATAAAATTGAGTCATTAAATCCAGATGTTATATTTATAACAGGCGATTTAATTGATGGAGAAAATAAAAATTTTCAAGTTGCATTAGATTTAGTCGATAATTTAGTAGAAAAATATGAAGTATACCATATAATTGGAAATCACGAACAAAAATCTTTGATAAAAAAGTACAAGCATTTATATAAAGATTATTTTAAGGAGTTGTATTCAAAGAAAATAATGAATCTGAAAAATGAATCCGTAAGAATATATAAAGGAGATAGTCATATTAATTTGTATGGTTTAATCATACCATTGGAATGCTATCCATATTTTTTTGCTAATAATAAAAAGTTAGAATTAAGTGACGATTTTATAGAAGATACTCTAGGTAAAGTAAAAGAAAATGAATATAATGTACTTTTAGCTCATACACCATTTTTCTTTGAAAAGTATGCAAAATGGGGAGCTGATTTAGTTTTAGCGGGACATGTTCATGGTGGAATAATAAGAATACCTTTTATTGGAGGTGTATTATCTCCAAATAGAGAGTTTTTTCCTGAGTATGATTGGGGAAAATATGAAAAAGATAATAGCACTATGATTTTAAATAAAGGTTTAGGGGGGTCAAAAGTTTTAATTAGATTTAATTGTAAACCAGAAATAGTTAAGATTACATTGAAGTCTAATCAATAA
- a CDS encoding AraC family transcriptional regulator yields the protein MEWINKLNQAINYIEDNLENGVDYAEAAKIACCSTFHFQRMFSYIAEVPLSEYIRRRRMTKAAFELQNSSIKILELSEKYGYDSPTSFNRAFQNIHSISPSAARAKGAVLKAYPKMTLSIYVKGNVEMQYRIVEKKGFRIVGIKESMNMIVEECFDKVPKLWAKSIKNGTIDKLSELINNEPHGLLGVSVCTDNKSLDYYIAASTDEPALEDTYEYYIPSGTWAVFECVSPMPNALAIQELQKRIITEWLPSSGYVYANLPDIELYPNGDVNAPDYTTEVWIPIKKQSPN from the coding sequence ATGGAATGGATAAATAAATTGAATCAAGCTATTAATTATATTGAAGATAATCTTGAAAATGGGGTAGATTATGCAGAAGCAGCAAAAATCGCATGCTGTTCAACCTTTCATTTTCAACGGATGTTTTCATATATTGCAGAAGTACCATTGTCTGAATATATTAGACGAAGACGCATGACTAAAGCGGCATTTGAACTACAGAATAGTAGCATTAAAATTTTAGAATTATCTGAGAAATATGGTTATGATTCACCAACATCTTTTAATAGAGCTTTTCAAAATATACATAGTATTTCTCCGTCTGCGGCTAGAGCAAAGGGAGCTGTTTTAAAAGCATATCCTAAGATGACATTAAGTATTTATGTAAAAGGGAATGTAGAAATGCAGTATCGTATTGTAGAAAAGAAAGGATTCCGTATTGTTGGTATAAAAGAAAGTATGAATATGATTGTAGAAGAGTGTTTTGATAAAGTTCCCAAGTTGTGGGCTAAATCCATAAAAAATGGAACAATTGATAAACTTTCAGAGTTAATAAATAACGAACCTCATGGGTTGCTTGGAGTTAGTGTATGCACAGATAATAAAAGCTTAGATTACTATATTGCTGCTTCAACGGATGAGCCTGCATTAGAAGATACTTATGAATACTATATACCATCAGGTACCTGGGCAGTATTTGAATGTGTATCTCCAATGCCAAATGCTTTGGCAATACAAGAATTACAAAAAAGAATTATTACTGAATGGTTACCAAGCTCCGGATATGTATATGCTAATTTACCAGATATTGAACTTTATCCTAATGGTGATGTTAATGCTCCTGATTATACTACAGAAGTTTGGATTCCAATTAAAAAACAATCCCCAAATTAA
- a CDS encoding helix-turn-helix transcriptional regulator: MKNRLEEIRKKRGIRQEELASVLQVSRQTIGSLENGRYNPSIILAFKIARYFDMNIEEIFIYEEE, translated from the coding sequence GTGAAAAATAGATTAGAAGAAATAAGGAAAAAGAGAGGCATAAGACAAGAAGAACTTGCATCTGTTTTGCAAGTATCAAGACAAACTATAGGTTCATTAGAAAATGGTAGATATAATCCTTCTATCATATTAGCTTTTAAGATAGCAAGATATTTTGATATGAATATTGAAGAAATATTTATTTATGAGGAGGAGTAA
- a CDS encoding ABC transporter substrate-binding protein, with protein sequence MKRIKVLTFILAITLMVVGCSNTKTKQSSSDSSLKSQSSINSKYINLTMVTPKTINPITNTDKSVGYIMNLVYDGLFAIDENYNVTPQLVKEYNIAQDGMSIDIELKDAKWHDGKAITSNDINYTIGLIQKSTDSPYNEFTKNIASVNIKSDKDFTIKFKARYAFSIDSLIFPIVSQNHLDSKDVNDKNNNMIGNGKYKIESYTEREGLVLSVNKDYYEEVPNTMKNIKVGMVPNEDARTSMVMALDSDITNVTLNDLSKFQEKEFNITKYQGRDYECVLFNYNNPFFKDVNFRKAIAHSIDKDRIISEGYMDDATPVNFPLNSKSKYYNSEMKDLEFSKDKAIECLAKVEYANVNPVNPKDKKAEKKQKKLTKKKTKKLTPEEEAKAKKAEEERIKKEAEEKKKREKEEVKKRLSEMNLKIIVNRDNSERIKTANIISENLKAIGINNTINQLSDKDMKNALNSKNYDLALVGWKLSSIPDASSIIASSGYTDDKLNGYMSALTSSSSEIETKKAYKDVQTYVKDNATFISLAVRNNYIVSNSRLKGKITPNDFDVYDGISNLDIKSNELN encoded by the coding sequence ATGAAGAGAATAAAAGTCTTAACATTTATTTTAGCTATAACTCTTATGGTAGTTGGTTGTAGTAATACTAAAACAAAACAAAGTAGTAGCGATTCAAGTTTAAAAAGTCAAAGTTCTATAAATTCTAAGTATATAAACCTAACAATGGTAACTCCAAAAACTATAAATCCTATAACTAATACTGACAAGTCTGTTGGTTATATAATGAATTTAGTTTATGATGGTTTATTTGCGATAGATGAGAACTACAATGTAACTCCTCAATTAGTTAAGGAGTATAATATAGCTCAGGATGGAATGAGCATAGATATAGAATTAAAAGATGCAAAGTGGCATGATGGAAAAGCTATTACTTCAAATGATATAAATTATACTATTGGTTTAATTCAAAAGAGTACAGATAGTCCATATAATGAATTTACTAAAAACATAGCTTCTGTGAATATTAAATCAGATAAAGATTTTACAATAAAATTTAAAGCTAGATATGCTTTCTCGATTGATAGTTTAATTTTTCCAATCGTATCTCAAAATCATTTAGATTCAAAAGATGTAAATGACAAGAATAATAATATGATAGGAAATGGGAAATATAAAATAGAATCATATACAGAAAGAGAAGGACTGGTTTTATCTGTAAATAAGGATTACTATGAAGAAGTTCCGAATACTATGAAAAACATAAAAGTAGGTATGGTGCCTAATGAAGATGCAAGGACATCTATGGTTATGGCTCTTGATAGTGATATAACCAATGTTACATTAAATGATTTAAGTAAGTTTCAAGAAAAAGAGTTTAATATAACAAAATATCAAGGTAGAGATTATGAGTGTGTATTATTTAATTATAATAATCCTTTTTTCAAAGATGTTAATTTTAGAAAAGCAATTGCGCATTCTATAGATAAAGATAGAATTATTAGTGAAGGTTATATGGATGATGCTACTCCAGTTAATTTTCCACTTAATTCAAAGTCAAAATATTATAATAGCGAAATGAAAGATTTAGAGTTTAGTAAAGATAAAGCAATAGAATGCCTTGCTAAAGTAGAATATGCAAATGTAAATCCAGTAAACCCAAAGGACAAAAAAGCAGAAAAAAAGCAGAAAAAATTAACTAAAAAGAAAACAAAGAAACTTACTCCAGAAGAAGAAGCAAAAGCTAAAAAAGCAGAAGAGGAGAGAATCAAAAAAGAAGCTGAGGAGAAAAAAAAGAGAGAAAAAGAGGAAGTAAAGAAAAGACTTTCTGAGATGAACTTAAAAATAATAGTAAACAGAGATAACAGTGAGAGAATAAAAACTGCAAATATAATAAGTGAAAATTTAAAAGCTATAGGAATAAATAATACAATAAATCAACTATCAGATAAAGACATGAAAAATGCTCTTAATTCTAAAAACTATGATTTAGCATTGGTTGGGTGGAAATTATCAAGTATACCAGATGCAAGCAGTATCATAGCAAGTAGTGGATATACTGATGATAAGTTAAATGGATATATGTCTGCACTTACAAGCTCTTCATCTGAAATTGAAACAAAAAAAGCATACAAAGATGTACAGACATATGTAAAAGATAATGCAACATTTATAAGTTTAGCTGTCAGAAACAACTATATTGTAAGTAATAGTAGATTAAAAGGTAAAATTACTCCAAATGATTTTGATGTATATGACGGAATATCTAATTTAGATATAAAATCGAATGAATTAAATTAA
- a CDS encoding dephospho-CoA kinase, which yields MLILGLTGGIGCGKSSLSNIFRNLNISIVDADIISRKIFDDKLLLEKVFDHFGQNIKNDDGTLNRKALGKIVFNSKEKLKELNNLTHPRIREKIISEIEELRKKGKSIIVLDAAILVESGFLEMVDKLLVVTCKQEVQISRIQKRDNCSEQEALSRINSQMSQEEKSKYGDYIIDNSGTITELESKAHKFIEYMKENWRE from the coding sequence ATGTTGATATTAGGGCTTACAGGAGGAATAGGCTGTGGAAAAAGCAGCCTATCAAACATATTTAGAAATCTTAATATTTCTATAGTGGATGCTGATATTATATCTAGAAAGATATTTGATGATAAGCTGTTATTAGAAAAAGTATTTGACCATTTTGGACAAAATATAAAAAATGATGATGGAACTCTAAATAGAAAAGCTCTTGGGAAAATAGTTTTTAATAGTAAAGAAAAACTTAAGGAGTTAAATAATTTGACTCATCCACGAATAAGAGAGAAAATAATAAGTGAAATAGAAGAGTTGAGAAAAAAAGGTAAAAGTATAATAGTCTTAGATGCGGCAATATTGGTAGAAAGTGGTTTTTTAGAGATGGTTGACAAGCTATTAGTAGTTACTTGCAAACAAGAAGTACAAATTAGTAGAATACAAAAGAGGGATAATTGCAGTGAACAGGAAGCACTTAGTAGGATAAATTCACAAATGAGTCAGGAAGAAAAATCCAAATATGGTGATTATATAATAGATAATTCGGGAACAATAACTGAATTAGAAAGTAAAGCACATAAATTTATTGAGTACATGAAGGAGAATTGGCGTGAATAG
- a CDS encoding heavy-metal-associated domain-containing protein has product MKKKLLVEGMSCGHCVNHLKTALTEDIDGVKVLDVDLENKCASVDMKDDVSIEKLKEVIAELGFELKGIE; this is encoded by the coding sequence ATGAAGAAGAAACTATTAGTAGAAGGTATGAGTTGTGGTCATTGTGTAAATCATCTTAAAACTGCATTAACAGAAGACATAGATGGTGTTAAAGTTTTAGATGTAGATTTAGAAAACAAGTGTGCATCTGTAGATATGAAAGACGATGTGTCAATTGAAAAGTTAAAAGAAGTAATAGCAGAGTTAGGATTTGAATTAAAGGGAATTGAATAG